In Triticum aestivum cultivar Chinese Spring chromosome 5B, IWGSC CS RefSeq v2.1, whole genome shotgun sequence, the following proteins share a genomic window:
- the LOC123114659 gene encoding uncharacterized protein, whose translation MRRSGSGTEEEPEKDDYIQEPAQGHNGQREGPNAATSPSNGARGAQGSAATATPLERPHAGGVPDGPSSVAARLDRKGKQLAPFYSAPSSAGSSPEEDDDAFFGTGTSSSKAERGSFDCKLVFNRLVQEQAAIKEDEGPGKKEKKPKEEQVKSPLGKEAPWSNVEKIFPREGSQMYSEDVNHQTHSITEVRNYYLHPDLVTEQGVAPRTVINRLDAYSEFRPVTGDGECFYRSFISSYLEQVLDRQDTHTVHLLDAVKRMSMQKLNFGWTSEFCRSYRMYEGARPLMLELAGMTATDSEIWDLTGSDGVASYILYAGRGDSRRTQREEPKWRNNTMYRMLSQLLTSSFTSLWRMSCALLPRRVSAILRLYLPQSAIPSQHTWRSILGAPIHQTTAGTCSICAITVGIESVHRMTYEWIHGPQTFPLRVSYPSDLTRACRRLTILTKHGSYVEDVLNQVIKQGGVLTTSNPRRYTLAVQRYEIFFKSEINSSSTPGRYFAQLMFT comes from the exons ATGAGAAGATCCGGTTCAGGAACAGAGGAAGAACCGGAAAAGGACGACTACATCCAAGAACCGGCCCAAGGGCACAACGGGCAGCGCGAGGGCCCCAATGCCGCCACCTCGCCCTCTAATGGTGCCCGGGGAGCCCAAGGCAGCGCCGCCACTGCAACGCCCCTCGAGCGACCTCACGCCGGAGGCGTCCCCGATGGACCGAGCTCCGTCGCGGCGCGGCTCGACCGGAAGGGCAAGCAGCTCGCCCCCTTCTACTCTGCTCCGAGCTCCGCGGGCAGCAGCcccgaggaagacgacgacgcgtTCTTCGGAACCGGGACGTCAAGCTCCAAGGCTGAAAGAGGTTCGTTCGACTGCAAGCTGGTGTTCAACCGGCTGGTACAAGAGCAGGCGGCTATCAAGGAGGACGAGGGACcgggaaagaaggagaagaagccgAAGGAGGAGCAG GTGAAATCGCCGCTCGGTAAAGAGGCGCCCTGGAGCAATGTCGAGAAG ATATTTCCTAGAGAAGGAAGTCAGATGTATTCGGAAGATGTGAATCACCAG ACACATTCCATCACTGAAGTCAGGAATTATTATCTTCATCCCGATTTGGTTACTGAACAAGGAGTGGCTCCTCGAACTGTAATAAACCGTCTTGATGCCTATTCAGAATTTAGACCGGTGACTGGAGATGGGGAGTGTTTCTACAGGAGCTTCATATCTTCCTACCTT GAGCAAGTTCTTGATAGGCAGGACACACACACGGTCCATCTCCTTGATGCTGTTAAAAGAATGTCTATGCAGAAATTAAATTTTGGATGGACCTCTGAGTTTTGTAGGAGCTACAGA ATGTATGAAGGTGCCAGACCACTCATGCTTGAGCTTGCAGGCATGACCGCAACAGATTCTGAA ATTTGGGACCTCACAGGAAGTGACGGCGTAGCCTCATACATTCTCTATGCTGGCCGTGGGGATTCAAGGCGTACACAAAGAGAGGAGCCCAAGTGGCGGAACAACACTATGTACAGGATGCTGAGCCAACTTCTTACTTCCTCTTTTACATCCCTTTGGAGAATGTCATGTGCA TTATTGCCAAGAAGGGTATCAGCAATTTTGAGACTCTACTTGCCCCAGTCAGCTATCCCAAGCCAACACACATGGCGCAGTATCCTTGGTGCTCCAATTCATCAGACCACTGCTG GTACGTGCTCAATATGTGCCATAACCGTCGGCATCGAGTCCGTGCACAGAATGACGTATGAATGGATTCATGGGCCTCAGACATTCCCTCTTAGAGTTTCTTATCCCAGTGATTTGACAAGAGCATGTCGAAGATTGACTATATTGACCAAACATGGTTCCTATGTTGAGGATGTTCTCAATCAAGTAATAAAGCAGGGTGGTGTGCTCACCACAAGTAATCCAAGAAGATATACCCTTGCGGTCCAAAGATATGAAATCTTCTTCAAGAGTGAAATCAATTCCAGCAGCACACCAGGAAGGTATTTTGCCCAACTTATGTTCACCTGA